The Epinephelus moara isolate mb chromosome 11, YSFRI_EMoa_1.0, whole genome shotgun sequence sequence tttatttaaaaatatttattaatcattttaaaaaaggtcaATGGAAAGCACAAAGTTGCTCATGCAGACAAATCTTCAACATTACATGCAAATTAAACCAATGAAGGCTTTCCAACCAACGAACTGTTAGAACAGGAAGTCCATGCAAATTAGGACACACAAACaaggatgcacacacacacacacaccctgaggtGCGCGCACATGAGCTGGAGGACACTGTGCAAAGCTACAgtcaccacagcagcagcacacacacatgcagcctaGAGCAAAAAGAATGCCACTTACAGACTCTCCCACTCTCTAGAAGGAAGAAAATGGGACAGAACAACAGAGACAGGCTTAGATGCTTCCTACATCAGCTCTCTCCACCACACTGCATGCTTCCAACTGTCCCAAATGGCTCACTGGGACACCCAAGGTGACCCACGAAGACCCCAGAAGGTGAACTGATGTGTATGGCGAGGCTTTGTGAAAAAGAAACCTCTGTTTCTTCCTGTCCGGTGAGACTTTACGACGACTGATTTGAAAGACAAACTTTACAGGCCAATAAAAGTGGACTGGGCCGCACCTGATTAAGTCCACACACTGATCTTATGGACAGTATGGGATGAGACGGCGTTAATGGTCTGCGTGTTCTGGCCATGCACTAAGACTGAAATGGCTGGACGTgtacacacatgcgcacacacaccaaATGCAGCCTGAATGCACACGCCATGCAGAGAGTCCTCCCGTTTCACCCTGTCAGGCTTCGTCACTACGGCTACATCTACACATGCTGTCCTCCTGCACTGAGGCTTTGGCACCACCCTGAAGTGTCGTCAGCGCTGAGGTTTACTCTTCTAATACTTTCTGACGCTTAAAACTTGCTGTTCAAAATGGTGCAAATGTCTCTCACAAGGCACATGCATAACACTATTCACAGTATGTTTCAGTAGCATATACAGAAGACTTGACACTCAaaatttcaaacaaacaaatactcACGGCTTCATGTTGAACAGGTCGCGCACAGCCACGTTGGCGTTGCACTCTCGGTTGCGATTACGCTCCGAGAAGAGCTTGTCCTTGGTCCAAGTCATGTGGACCCGATCGGGCCCGGTGTCGGCCTTGTCATTTATCGTGGCGTGAGACGCCGTGTTTCTGTCATGGATGAGCTGGGCCTGGAGGGGAGCGAGAGAGAAGGGGGAAGAAGTTATTGACCGGGAGATATTTCAGGGGAGAGGCGAGATAAAAGACAACGACCAGAACGCATGTAGAGGTTTAAACAAGGAGAGGTGGTAGGTGGATAAGAGGATGACAAGGTTGTTGTCCAACTTTATCcaagaaagacaaaagaaagGAATCAAAGGTAGAGGTGAATAAATAGTGCACAAAGTGAGAAATCAAACATGGGGCAAAGGAAGACGGAAACCAACAACTTTTGTTCTACACGTCGGTGAAACCATGCTAGAGAAAAAGAGAATAATACAAACCTGGTcgacatttacaaaaacacacatggacCATACCGAATACACATCACAAGACAGTGTTTCTCTGTGCAGAATTAAGGTCCCAGTGAGGGTTGAAACACGACATTTATGGGTGACTAACAAGACCAGAGCAGTGGTGGTGGAGATGAACCAGGCTGGCAGAGCACGAGTAAGTAAGGAAGGTGCAGTATGACGATATCCAAGTGTTTAAATTGAATACAAAGCTTCCAAAGAATATTACACATGCTCAAATATGTTACTGAAACACTTGTTATGCTGGTCTATAAGCCTATACAGCAGATCATACAGCACAGCAGTAGTTAGCAGAGTAAGATTAACATACACAGAGGTGAAGCACAGCTGGAGCCGCGCTGtggttcacataatctggtgtACGACGCTCATTATAATAAAGTATAATCTGCTTTTATTACTTGTTTCACTTCTGTTTCAGTGTCTGTGCTCCAGAGAACAAAGTCAGCAGTTATGTAAGCTCAGCCGATGacaaataataacattaaattatGGGTTTATTACTAGTATCTGTCATCATAAAGATACGGCTTATGGCCTCGGTGCTGCTTGGTGCCCGTTCATATTTCATAAATGCAGAACATATCGTCTTAAAACAAAGGCAGGCTGACTGTGTGACATATTTACAACCTACTGATTATtgtcattaaatacatttagaaGGGAGAAAGTGTGGTGAATAACATGCACATTATTTTCTGAATGGTGGGTGTTCAGTTTCTGGAGCATAATCCTTttacctgttttgtttttgaccaCTAGCTGTGATCGTTACTGCACAGAATGGAGGGTGGGAGATGACTGGGGTTACACGAAAATGATTAAAGAGAGTACAGTATTGTCAGGTCAGAATGGGGAGTATAAACGACAGGCAGGCTGGACAGTAGCTCTGTCAGAATATAATGCTGCTCAATCATGAGTGTATCCTCTGAGCAGCGGccattttcagaaacatgtcagACTCATCCAGCTGAGATGTAGATGGTGCAAATTAAGATATCAAGTATCAAATTCTGAGGTTTCTGAGACAAcactgtcctctctctctgctcacaTTTTTGGGCGAGGTGGGGATGAGGTGGGATTATGGAGGCACTGGGAAGTCGGGCAGCGGTTTCAAGATGCAACGGGCTGGTGTTCACAAAGCAGCTCTCAATGACTGTTGAGAAAGAGGCACTACTGTCTGGACTCGTGGTTTAATCGTCAGATGTACAAGATGGATGCCATCTGTAATCAGGAACAAGTTACCAAAAGGGCGAATGGCACTTTTCAGACAATGCTACAGTAACAAACTTGTTCTGGGCTGACTAGGACTTCACACTGGTGCGTTTTATGTAGACTGGTAAACTGGGTTTGGCTGGCTGAAGCTGCTGTGGAGCATTTGGTTTAAAAGGAGCATGGTGTGGAGCAACTAAAGTGACTCTGACTCTTTTTCTGTGAGgatttgtaataaaaaaaatagtgccAACATTCACAACTGTACAGATGCTTGAGGGACCTTGGTAAGGACCTTTTAGAAAATCATCTGTGAGTTTTTTACTTAACAAAACACATCTCAATTAGCACTACGACTGTCTGAGTATGATGGCACTTCCATTTCAGAGGTCAGTCTTTATATAATTCAATAACTATACACACATTTTGACTGATAATTCATGTCCTATGGCATGACTAACTTTAAAACATGGCAGTATCACTACTTCtccatccttccttcctgtTCTCTACACTGCATACACATCGCAGTCTGATGTCCATGCTAGAGTGTGTGGTGTATGACTTAGTATGGGAGTAAAATCAGATTTTCTTCGTCCAGATTTTAAACCATATCGATGATAAACTGTAGCCAAAGATCCAGCTTTGTGAAGACAGCTTTGTGTTTCTAACAGTGAGACAGTGGGGTTGACAACATCGGCTACCTCGTCTTCCTGATTGTCCTCCGCCGTTGAGGACTGCCGGCTGAGGTTGGTGCCCTCAGCGGCGCCCTGGTTCTTCCTCCGGATTGAACTACGCGATTCGTCAGTGATACTCTGAATCTGAGCGATGTGGAGCGGCCCAGAGCGGCGATGGCAGATGAACAAGGAAAGGGCCAATTGTCATGTAACGTAGTGGCAGGCCACATTTACTAAAACACTGTAGTTACAGACTGAATAATCTGACCTACACTACCAGGGAGCAAAATGCAAACAACATTCAGTAACAACCATCTTCTTACAGATCTTACGAGCTTATTTCATTAGTATCTGATCTAATACACAGCAGAAAAAGACTGCATTCACTTGTGTTTACTTTGAATGCGGctacagagacaaagagactgTGAGTGCAGGGTGGTGCTCAGGTGAGATAAGGTGTACAttacctctctctccctctcagtccTGGAAAGATGCATCTGTTTCAGCATCTGAGACCTCTGCTCCATCACCAGCGTCTTCTCATAGGTGAAGGCCGAGATGTCGTTATCATGCTGCGCAGAAGAGGAAGACAAACACTGTCGTCAGTACGATGTggagcagcaggaaacagccaCCACGAAACCTCTGAATAAGGCTTGTGACACATGAAGCCACAGTATCAGGGAGCTGTGAGTCTTATTAAATGAAGGGTTTAATGCTGTGCTGTGTTATTAAATAAAGTCTCACCATCTCCACTACTTCCACCTCTGCATCCAGTCGCAGGTGGTAAAGGAACATCTGGAGATCCTTCTTCATTTGGATGCTGTTGTCGTCCATCTGGGCCACGGTGAAGATGCGCATCTTACACTTCCTCCACACCTGGTGGAGGAAAGACACTGTTAATATACGAGAAGGTGGAATGGAAAACAAGACTGTCAGTCAGAGGTAGATGGATGTATTAGTGAGACGATGAAGGACCAAAGGGAAGTGgaggaggcaaaaaaaaaagatgtgacaACCCAACCCTAGACGCACGCACACCGACCTTGTGCTGTCGCAGCAGGAATGGCAGCAGCATCAGCATGCCTCCATCGTGCACCACCCACCACACGTCGATGGTGCCCTCCCCCAGGCGGTCCTGGTTGGTGGGGAAACTGTCCACATTCTTAGCCACGAGCAGGGCCTGATGGGCCGCTGTGGTCTCCCGCACCGTCTCTGGATGGAGTCACAGAGAAAGACAGTTATTGTTATCTCAGTGGAAAGATCGGAGGATGTATTACCGTTAATTCTCTTCCGATTCTAAAATAAATTCAGCTGTAATTTTCTGTAAGTGTCCATATCTGATCATGCATTTCTGCACCTACAATTGTACTCCAGTTTGCTGTGAACTGTCTCCTGCTCTGTACCTATGAAGTTCTTCCATGACTGCGGGTCATTGGACTGCCTCCAGGTCCCGGGCCAGGCCATTAGGACTGTGTTGTGCTTCATGCCTCCCAGCCCCGCGGACTGGATGAGGTGGGACATGCCGTCTCGGAGGTTTGAGGACACCACGACGTGGCAGAAACCCTTCGTCCGCTCTGCTGACATGGCGGACTTGATGTTCTGGATCGAGGAAGACAGAAGAACATAATACATAATCACTGTGCTTCACACCTACCACAAAACATGCAGCAATCCCATTTCTATCCTCCAAGAAAATTCATTACAGTGGGTCCAAACAATGCCCATTaatacagcagtgtgtgttacCTGGAACTGAGCCTCTGCACATGATGGCTTTCATAGAAAATTAATCCACTGATTAAAAACGCTTTTGAGGACCCAGTCAAATtaggttgcaaaaaaaaaaagagtcaagtGACTTCCTGAGTGTGGCCAGCAGGTGGCAGAGTTCAGCTGCAATTTGGTTGTAAAATGCTCACTAACTCTAACTCCTGACTGACACAACAGATTTACTCGTGGGCCCAGTGGtgcattttacacactggcgaTAGATGGACATAATTTAAGAATAAAACACATCTGATGTTTCGTGAAACCTGAAatccttttttgttttagtaGAACAGAGTTGAATGTACACATTTCCAACATACCTGCTCAGCACACCTGGCCTCTGAGTCTTTGGTGAGATAGGTTCCCTCTAAAACATTCCCCACTATCGTGAGGCCTTTCCCCGCCTTCAGCTGAGTGGTGAGGGACAGCAGACGAGGGTGTTTGACTCCTTGGTCCGAGTCAACGTTCAGCAGCACCAGCAACTGAGGCCTGTGGGGGAAAAAGTCACATTTGATTGCTTTGCAAAGTGGTGAGTAACAGCAGACTGCTTGAATTTTACATCTCAGAGCTCATGAGCGGCAACAAATATTTGTGTGTTAAAACAAACTGGATGGTGACCTTACAATCCTACAGTACATGTGTTTGGAAGACATAAAGGAAGAAACAGTTGCCTTCTGTATCATTGGTAACACGACATCCCTGAGAGGGGTATCCACACTCAACACGCCAAGAAAGCAAATGatacttgtttgtttttcggACAGGCAGTCTGCAAGGTCAGCCAGTGTGAGCCTCTGTACAGTACGAAGGCTCATCGACCTCCGCTGTCAGATTAGGTAGAGGACCAAGAGATTAATCAAATTCACCCTCTGTGTCTATTTCTGTCTCGCTTCTGTCCACCGCGACAGTGACAGGTGGCACGATGTCAAACTGTGACCACATCcatatgaaacacacacacacagaaacacttgctcacacatacacacacacagtgccgTACCTCCAGTTCTTAGTGTGTGGTGGGGCCTCCTCAAGGCGAATGAGGGCGTAGCGTGCTGCATTTAGAGACAGGCCACGGATGCCGTCTCCCCACTCCTTCTCTGCCCTGAAGCCAACAGATGATTTATCAGAAATTATTCACATTAAGAagcaacaaaacagaatgataaaaacaaacgcCAGAGGACAGATCTCAACAGTCTGACACTGTCCTCACagctgtttggtttgttttagtCGAGTTCCTTCAGATCTGGGAGAACATTTTCTGCTTCACCAAACAATACGGCTGGGCTGCACCGACAATAATTGATTAAATCTGAGATAAATTCTAATCTGAGGGTTCAGCAAAACTGGGTTTAAAATGAGTAAATCTAGATTTAAAATAAAGCAGAGCTCTGTTACACAGTTAAAAATTAATATCTGTTCAGTAAATCTGAGTTTATTGATGGAAACCAGCATTAAATAGACTTAAATCAGTATGGAGATGTCAAATCTTGTTCAGCTCCATTGGAGTTTCCATGCTGAACTAGTATCTTAAGAGAATATCAGCAACACCATAAAAACGTCCCTTAACTTTATTCAAGAAActtgatttttctttcttgcttAATCCATCTCATAAAGGCAGCCATTTTAAAGTTAAACCTCCTTGAGTGTAAGTCAGTTAATACTGtatcacattttaaatttgattgaattacatttaatttaagtttaaattaaaaactacaCTGACATTTACAAAAAGGTTTAATTTAATCTTTCTGAAGTTTAAGAtagttttaaagtttaaatttaacgtaatttaaattaaaactaTGATTTAATGGAGTTTAAAAAGTAATCTTAGTTGGTGCGCCCCAGACTATATAAAAAGAAAGATGTTTATACAAATACCTTTTTGTTACGCTCAGCGATTAGAGAGGTATCACTAAGTTAAATTTAGTGCATTTTAAGGTCTTTTCAAGATAATTTTTAACCACAattaagactgatttttggacaaatcatcgtcttattcaagcattgcaggtattTATAAAGGTGTATATGTgtagtatatatgtggtccTGAGCAGAAGTAGGTTTTATATAGGAACATAGTTATTAGATTAAGTTAAGGTCATCTACATTTTACCAACAGCTAAGTGCAAGTGTGAGGTTCAGTGGtgggtttaaagatttgtaacttCAGAAACGTGGacttagacacacagaggagctcaaCTCaagatggataaattaaatcaaatatttgagGCAATGGAGACCTCACAGAGTCAaatctaagactttttaagaccttttaaggacctgcagacaccctgaatATCTTACTCTGTAGGATTACACTGTCCTAACAAGAGAAAAACTGTATAAcacttgttttaaaatgaggGGGATGATCCTAAGCTGATCTAAAAATAAAGGGAATTTTCTTgagtctgtttatttttttcctcgaCAGTAGCTTAAGTATTATATTCTGCATTTAACGCTGTAGTTCCTACCGTAGCAGTAGTAGTTCAAATGACCGATGATTGGCTCAGAGAAATTGAGAAAAAGCAAATAGTAGGTGCTGTTATGCTTGACTGATCATAAAATATTATTAGAAAAATTTAATTGTTATGGCTTCTCCCTGTCTGCATTATTATGGATGGAAAGCTACCTAAAAAATAGGTCACAGACTGTCTTCCTTAATGGAAGTTTTTCCGAGGTTAAGTCTGTGAACTGGGGGGTGCCACAGGGAAGTTGCCTTGGACCGTTGCTGTACACTATTTttacaaatgaattgcctctTGTTTTACAACAAGCCAACATCTCCATGTATGCCGATGATTCGACCGTATATGTGTCGGCAAACACAGCTGGAGAGTTAAACACAGTTTCAAATTCTGAGGTGCATTCTGTGGTTGACTGGATAAAGAAAAATAGATTGGTATTGAATGTTTCCAAGACAAACAGTATTATTCCTTGGAGTCATTATAGACAACAGAGTGTCATGGTCAAAACACATCAATAAGACAGTTGCAAAGATGGGAACAGGCATTTCTGCTGTTAAAAGGTGTACAAAACGCCTAACAAATAGTTCAAAAAAGCAGATAATTCAAGCATTAATATTGTCGCATATCGATTATTGTCCTGTAGTATGGTCAAATGCAACgagataaaataaagaaactgcAAATGGTACAAAATAGAGCAGCCCGTGTTGTACCGTGCAATACAAGAATGGAACTCTATACTAAGTCATATCAAGCAAGAGAACAGCAAAATCAGGTTTATTAAAACAGTATCGTTTAACAAAGAATACTTCATAAATAATTTTAATAGTTTATGGTAAACTGCTGGGTAGTGAAAGCTTGTGTCTGACTTGCCACTGATATGTATGAGTGTGAGAGTGCTGGATGCATGCAGTGGTATGGGATTTCTTGCCTTTGAGATAAGGACTGGTGTTGGCTGTATGCATGTGCAAAAGTGAGCAAATGTTATATCAATGGGAAATCAATTGGAAAATGATTGTGTCTCTCATGTCACTCTTACCTTTCTGTGGATAGTAAAGACATTTTGTAGATTATGTATTGGTTATGTACATTCTTATATCTGTCATGAAGTGAAACTCAAACTTGGGAGCTTGTCCTGTCTGTATTTTGTGGTCTGatgtttgtttgcttatttgtaatggttttcttttgtttctgtggcGTCATGTGATgttatgttgtatgttgtatgtacactgacaaaaatgtatatgtgtgatggctgtggaccccaggaagaatagctaCGGTTTCTgtgctaatggggatccaaataaaccTTAAACCTTACCGAATAAAAGTTCACATTTTTACATGCAGCAATAACTGTCAAGATGTCTGACCTCATTTAAGCGTCATACATCATTTTATATTCTATGTATAATGTATCAGTGCTGTACATTTACCTTTATAAACACTGATTATCAGGAGCAGTCGGTGTTTCTCCAcctttttaattcatttttattgtctaTTGTTTTAAAGATTGGGCCCAGTGTGTGACCCTGACCCcaggaacccactggttgttacTGTTTTTTCAGTGAATGTTAATTGTTGTTACTGTATAATGTGTTACTGTAAtcgaagcattctctggcacaataATTTCCTTTGGGAGAAACAAGTTctactgaattgaactgaatttatTCCCCTTTGATTTAGTTTCTTTTCTGGCAGCGCTGTTTCCCGGCCGACAGTCATATTGACTTGCTGCCACATTTGAACTTTTCCATGTCGAGGATTTGCTGTGTGCACCTCTAAATAAAGTCATTCTCACCCTCTGTATTCAATGTATTTGTAGATGCAGGAAGCGATGCCCATGGCCACGATGGCGTAATACCAGGAGCAGATGAACATGAGAGCGAGACACAAGCTCATTCCCAGGAAGGACAGAGCCCTGTAGGAGGAAACACACACTTTACAACAGTGcattatgtacacacacacagccattaaCTGGCATGTGTGCTAAATCTTCATGAGGAAAGCCTCAGTTATTACAACAACAGCTCCCTGACAGGTTAAATGAGCCTGGCACATGTTACAACTGCCTCACATGAACCCTGAGACATTTTTAATATCCTCCTCTTCCCCTGTGAGAGAGTAAGAAGGGGGTGAACTGCAGAGAGACGATACACTTCATCACTCACCAGTGGTAGTATTTGAAGCGTGGTCTCCAGTTAGGTGTCCGCAGCAGGGTCTGAACTGCACATGCCAGGTTGACAAACAAGTAGCACATGAGGAAGAACCTGTGGAAGGAAGACAAcaggcccaagaatctcactcATCATCTTAATCTCCTCTTTATGACCTACTGTAAGTGCCTTTAAGAAGTCAAATACTTGAGGGATCATAGACTTTATCTGCTGATCTGTTTTCATGGAAAGCGAGCGTGTAATATCTCTATGCAAACAGATACTGACATGGAGAGGATAGGAGCCACGGCGTCCAGGGAGGCGATGAGGATACCGATCTCGCAGATCCCAGCAGTCAGCAGCAGAGCCCAGGTAGGTTCCCCGTTAGCTTTCCCATGACCGAACACCTACCACGGGAAAATTAAAGCTCAGCACACGAGGATAATTACCGCTtcgactgtgtttgtgttgaccGTGCGTGACTAACCTGCAAGAAAGGCACAATGCCGTCTCGTGCGATGGCCTGCAGCAAGCGAGGGGCACCAGTCAAGCTCTGCAGCCCCGCCCCACAGCAGGAGAAGAAGGAGCCAATCACAATAACCCAAGGCGAGGGCCATGATAGTGTGCCTATGACGAGGTTCCCTTTCACTGCGTCACCAAATCTGTAATGCAAAAACAATCACATTAATTGGACCATATGTTTTTTATTCAGcctataaaatgtgtttgagaGGGTGCAGGGTCTCATCATGTGAACAAATATATCTACACGGGACCTTAAACCTTTCCTTTCACCGTATGTGCTCTGTGTTAAACTCTTACTTGTCTCGAAGGAGAACTCCCTCAATGCAGGCGCCGAATAGAACAACACAGCTGACGTCTGGGAGGCACCGTTCAGGAGAGTAAATTGAATCTATAGACAGTCTTCACCTTCGCTGTAAAGCTTTAGATACGGTGCAAACACCACCCACAGTCTAACTGGAGGTGCCTGCTCTGTTGTACTGGCCTTTGATTCTTGTTCTAAGGCACGAAAAACAAGTATTCCTGCCAACAACCTATAAGCCGAGCAACTGTGGCGCCTGAAAGAGAACTTTCAATCAATATCTGGCAACAACACAAGCTCCATATGAAACACTTGAGGGCCCAGCTGATAGATATTTCACATAGACTTCTGGTATTAGCATCACACAGAGGTTAAAGGATACAGATGAAGGAAGTGGTAGCGATAGCCAGGATGGTCCCGATTGGGATGGACTTCTGGGCGTCCCGCAAGTCACCTGACCGGTTTGAACCAGCCATGATACCTGGAGGAGGTGTCACGAGAGAAAATCAATCTTCAGAAGTCAAACAAAACTCTTTACTCAACCATAATGTGTGCGTGTGGGTGTGTCATAGTCTCACCAGTGACAGACGGGAAGTAGATGCCGACCAGGAGTG is a genomic window containing:
- the slc12a7b gene encoding solute carrier family 12 member 7 isoform X1, which produces MGERFVVVPVGRGVGVPGEGEHSDAVVADPAGDSSGGSSSGGGGGDTLEEKEAGEDSVFEPQDPNVVVPILEYSREPNKYGDGVPKENSPFINNTDNDKTNSYDGTNMALFEEEMDSNPMVSSLLNKLANYTNLTQGAQEHEEADDDEGPKKKAVKSPQMGTFMGVYLPCLQNILGVILFLRLTWIVGTAGILESLAIVCLCCSCTMLTAISMSAIATNGVVPAGGSYYMISRSLGPEFGGAVGLCFYLGTTFAGSMYILGTIEILLTYIVPKAAIFVAEKKEDEVDALLNNMRVYGSCCLALMAVVVFVGVKYVNKLALVFLACVILSILAIYAGVIKSIFEPPDFPVCMLGNRTLQNHNFDRCLKTEVIDNITVTTKLWKLFCETDGLNATCNEYFNNNNVTEVQGIPGLTSGVISENMWSVYGPLGMMVEDKKMSSFGGSDPAQDVYMPYVVNDITAFFTLLVGIYFPSVTGIMAGSNRSGDLRDAQKSIPIGTILAIATTSFIYVSCVVLFGACIEGVLLRDKFGDAVKGNLVIGTLSWPSPWVIVIGSFFSCCGAGLQSLTGAPRLLQAIARDGIVPFLQVFGHGKANGEPTWALLLTAGICEIGILIASLDAVAPILSMFFLMCYLFVNLACAVQTLLRTPNWRPRFKYYHWALSFLGMSLCLALMFICSWYYAIVAMGIASCIYKYIEYRGAEKEWGDGIRGLSLNAARYALIRLEEAPPHTKNWRPQLLVLLNVDSDQGVKHPRLLSLTTQLKAGKGLTIVGNVLEGTYLTKDSEARCAEQNIKSAMSAERTKGFCHVVVSSNLRDGMSHLIQSAGLGGMKHNTVLMAWPGTWRQSNDPQSWKNFIETVRETTAAHQALLVAKNVDSFPTNQDRLGEGTIDVWWVVHDGGMLMLLPFLLRQHKVWRKCKMRIFTVAQMDDNSIQMKKDLQMFLYHLRLDAEVEVVEMHDNDISAFTYEKTLVMEQRSQMLKQMHLSRTEREREAQLIHDRNTASHATINDKADTGPDRVHMTWTKDKLFSERNRNRECNANVAVRDLFNMKPEWESLNQSNVRRMHTAVKLNEVVVNKSQGAHLVLLNMPGPPRNRGGDENYMEFLEVLLEGLNRVLLVRGGGREVITIYS
- the slc12a7b gene encoding solute carrier family 12 member 7 isoform X3; the protein is MPTNFTVVPVRDGARKAKEGDEEDDVDDNNVVKEEGEGATGDGVPKENSPFINNTDNDKTNSYDGTNMALFEEEMDSNPMVSSLLNKLANYTNLTQGAQEHEEADDDEGPKKKAVKSPQMGTFMGVYLPCLQNILGVILFLRLTWIVGTAGILESLAIVCLCCSCTMLTAISMSAIATNGVVPAGGSYYMISRSLGPEFGGAVGLCFYLGTTFAGSMYILGTIEILLTYIVPKAAIFVAEKKEDEVDALLNNMRVYGSCCLALMAVVVFVGVKYVNKLALVFLACVILSILAIYAGVIKSIFEPPDFPVCMLGNRTLQNHNFDRCLKTEVIDNITVTTKLWKLFCETDGLNATCNEYFNNNNVTEVQGIPGLTSGVISENMWSVYGPLGMMVEDKKMSSFGGSDPAQDVYMPYVVNDITAFFTLLVGIYFPSVTGIMAGSNRSGDLRDAQKSIPIGTILAIATTSFIYVSCVVLFGACIEGVLLRDKFGDAVKGNLVIGTLSWPSPWVIVIGSFFSCCGAGLQSLTGAPRLLQAIARDGIVPFLQVFGHGKANGEPTWALLLTAGICEIGILIASLDAVAPILSMFFLMCYLFVNLACAVQTLLRTPNWRPRFKYYHWALSFLGMSLCLALMFICSWYYAIVAMGIASCIYKYIEYRGAEKEWGDGIRGLSLNAARYALIRLEEAPPHTKNWRPQLLVLLNVDSDQGVKHPRLLSLTTQLKAGKGLTIVGNVLEGTYLTKDSEARCAEQNIKSAMSAERTKGFCHVVVSSNLRDGMSHLIQSAGLGGMKHNTVLMAWPGTWRQSNDPQSWKNFIETVRETTAAHQALLVAKNVDSFPTNQDRLGEGTIDVWWVVHDGGMLMLLPFLLRQHKVWRKCKMRIFTVAQMDDNSIQMKKDLQMFLYHLRLDAEVEVVEMHDNDISAFTYEKTLVMEQRSQMLKQMHLSRTEREREAQLIHDRNTASHATINDKADTGPDRVHMTWTKDKLFSERNRNRECNANVAVRDLFNMKPEWESLNQSNVRRMHTAVKLNEVVVNKSQGAHLVLLNMPGPPRNRGGDENYMEFLEVLLEGLNRVLLVRGGGREVITIYS
- the slc12a7b gene encoding solute carrier family 12 member 7 isoform X2 → MGERFVVVPVGRGVGVPGEGEHSDAVVADPAGDSSGGSSSGGGGGDTLEEKEAGEDSVFEPQDPNVVVPILEYSREPNKYGDGVPKENSPFINNTDNDKTNSYDGTNMALFEEEMDSNPMVSSLLNKLANYTNLTQGAQEHEEADDDEGPKKKAVKSPQMGTFMGVYLPCLQNILGVILFLRLTWIVGTAGILESLAIVCLCCSCTMLTAISMSAIATNGVVPAGGSYYMISRSLGPEFGGAVGLCFYLGTTFAGSMYILGTIEILLTYIVPKAAIFVAEKKEDEVDALLNNMRVYGSCCLALMAVVVFVGVKYVNKLALVFLACVILSILAIYAGVIKSIFEPPDFPVCMLGNRTLQNHNFDRCLKTEVIDNITVTTKLWKLFCETDGLNATCNEYFNNNNVTEVQGIPGLTSGVISENMWSVYGPLGMMVEDKKMSSFGGSDPAQDVYMPYVVNDITAFFTLLVGIYFPSVTGIMAGSNRSGDLRDAQKSIPIGTILAIATTSFIYVSCVVLFGACIEGVLLRDKFGDAVKGNLVIGTLSWPSPWVIVIGSFFSCCGAGLQSLTGAPRLLQAIARDGIVPFLQVFGHGKANGEPTWALLLTAGICEIGILIASLDAVAPILSMFFLMCYLFVNLACAVQTLLRTPNWRPRFKYYHWALSFLGMSLCLALMFICSWYYAIVAMGIASCIYKYIEYRGAEKEWGDGIRGLSLNAARYALIRLEEAPPHTKNWRPQLLVLLNVDSDQGVKHPRLLSLTTQLKAGKGLTIVGNVLEGTYLTKDSEARCAEQNIKSAMSAERTKGFCHVVVSSNLRDGMSHLIQSAGLGGMKHNTVLMAWPGTWRQSNDPQSWKNFIETVRETTAAHQALLVAKNVDSFPTNQDRLGEGTIDVWWVVHDGGMLMLLPFLLRQHKVWRKCKMRIFTVAQMDDNSIQMKKDLQMFLYHLRLDAEVEVVEMHDNDISAFTYEKTLVMEQRSQMLKQMHLSRTEREREAQLIHDRNTASHATINDKADTGPDRVHMTWTKDKLFSERNRNRECNANVAVRDLFNMKPNQSNVRRMHTAVKLNEVVVNKSQGAHLVLLNMPGPPRNRGGDENYMEFLEVLLEGLNRVLLVRGGGREVITIYS